From Pelagibacterium flavum:
TGGTCTCGCCCTATACCGGCAAATCCTATCCCCTGAGCTTTTTCGAAGCCGCTCAGGAAAAGGCAGCCGCCAAGTTCGGCGCCAAGGAGCGCAAGGCTGAAAAGGTCGTAGAGGAAGACGAGGTCGAGGAAGCCGACGTCGATGTGGCCGCCAAGGAGGCGGGTGCCGAGGTCATTTCGCTCAATGACGCGGAAACCGATACCGACGACGATGATGACAATGACGACGATATCCCCGATGTCGAGGACGTCGAAGTCGACGAGGAACTGGGCGGGGACGACGACGATACCTTCCTTGAAACCGACGACGACGATGACGAAATCGATTTCGACGTCGAAGTGGATGATGACGAGCGGTAGAGTTTTTTCTGTCTCACGGCGCGCACCGCTTCGGGCATGACGCGCTGAAACCGCGCTATGCCCTTCGCTGCGCCTGCGACGGCGCGGCGAACGGTCGCCCCAGCCCGCGAGCATAGCTCGCTTGGGCGTTCTGCCTTCAAATCGATCCACCGGATCGATTTGCCCCGCAAGGCGGGTCAGGCAAAACTCCTCACCTAAGGCTCGTCCATGTGACCCACGGACTTGCCGTGCAAGGGTAGACAGGGCTTTTAGGGGTCGCATGAAAAATTTGCGACGCGGGGTGAAATTTGCTCTTGCGTCGCAAAACACTTCTCACTAGGTTCCGCCCGTTCGCTCAGGGCACCTGAGGGACCACCCGGACGGCGCGTTGCGCGCCACCCAATCGATGGGGCCATAGCTCAGCTGGGAGAGCGCCTGCATGGCATGCAGGAGGTCAGCGGTTCGATCCCGCTTGGCTCCACCATTTGTTTCTTCTATCTCACTGCGCGCACCATTCCGAGCATGACGGCGCATAAAGCGCGCCTATGCTCTCCATTGCGTCTGCGATGGCGCGGCCAAAAAGTTGGCCCTAGCCCGCGAGCATAGCTCGCTTGGGCGTTCTGCCTTCAAATCGATCCACCGGATCGATTTGCCCCGCAAAGCGGGTCAGGCAAAACTCCTCACTTGGTTGGTCCAGTCTTCCTTGGATGTTTGTGCTATTCGCAGGCCTTGTTGCCGCGAATGGTTTTGGTTTGCCTCACGGGCCGCTCCGCGCACGGCATGACGCGCTGGCCCTCGGGCGGGTCGGGCAAAACTGCCCGGCCAAAGGCTCGTCCACCCAACCGCTGGCCGCACTAAGCTCCCATGACTTGCGTGAAGAGCGCCTCTCTGTAGAGTTGGGGGAAAGAGGAGTCGTCATGCCCCCCGTCATTCCCGATCCGGAAAAGATTCGTCCGTTTGTCGATTTCGAGAGCTTTTATGGCTGGCTGGCCCAGCATGGGGGCGCCTGGGACGAGGTTTGGGTGCAGTTTTTCAAGAAGGGGTCGGGGGTCGAAACGATTTCCTACGAGGAGGCTGTGCGGGCCGGGCTGTGCTGGGGGTGGATTGACGGGATCAAGAAGACGCACGACGAGAAATCGTATCTCTTGCGCTTCACGCCACGGCGCAAGAAATCGATCTGGAGCCTGATCAATACCCGCCACGCCGAACGCCTGATCGAAGAGGGGCTGATGCGCGAACCGGGGCTGGCCCAGATCGAGGCGGCCAAGAGTGACGGGCGCTGGGACGCCGCCTATTCGTCGGGGGCCGAGTTCACTATGCCCGAGGATTTTATCGAGGCCGTTCGGGCAAACCCTGAGGCGCTCAAGGTCTATGAAACGCTCAACCGCGCCAATCTTTATGCGCTGATGTTCAGGATCAACGGGGTCAAGAAGGCCGAGACGCGGGCCCGTAATATCGAAAAATTCGTCGCCATGCTGGCGCGGGGGGAAACGCTGCATCCCAATGGGAAGGCGAAGGGGTAGGGCGGCGGCGTCTCGCGGTCCGACCAAAATCGGGCATCTGACCGGCAGGCCATGCGCGGTGTCGGAGGGTACGAAAAAAGCGACAAAACGGCCTTTTCCACCGGCGTCATCCCGGGAGCCAGTAAGCGGCAGAGTTGGTGGGTCTATCACGAACACCGAGTGTACTGGATCCCGGCTCAAGGCCGGGATGACCAAGGGGGTGTGGCGCCGATGGTGC
This genomic window contains:
- a CDS encoding TIGR02300 family protein encodes the protein MASDERGTKRTCPVTGKKFYDLGKDPVVSPYTGKSYPLSFFEAAQEKAAAKFGAKERKAEKVVEEDEVEEADVDVAAKEAGAEVISLNDAETDTDDDDDNDDDIPDVEDVEVDEELGGDDDDTFLETDDDDDEIDFDVEVDDDER
- a CDS encoding YdeI/OmpD-associated family protein; its protein translation is MPPVIPDPEKIRPFVDFESFYGWLAQHGGAWDEVWVQFFKKGSGVETISYEEAVRAGLCWGWIDGIKKTHDEKSYLLRFTPRRKKSIWSLINTRHAERLIEEGLMREPGLAQIEAAKSDGRWDAAYSSGAEFTMPEDFIEAVRANPEALKVYETLNRANLYALMFRINGVKKAETRARNIEKFVAMLARGETLHPNGKAKG